A single genomic interval of Helianthus annuus cultivar XRQ/B chromosome 13, HanXRQr2.0-SUNRISE, whole genome shotgun sequence harbors:
- the LOC110869606 gene encoding uncharacterized protein LOC110869606 → MDTDNTILSKYEVDLQASQSQSCAEEREKRKYVLQQKKNNRGCHPASTSDSVERIPFSNTSSVSTTNVERRKVYHLSAYATPNISSNLFHSSTQVKDNTISSKCEVDLQAIQRQMCAEEREKRKYILQQKRNNRGCHPASTSDYVERIPFSNTSNASTNNVERRNAYHLPTYVIPDISSNVCHSSTNEKDSSRKISSRNVHHTPFGSTKQISNFVERTPLSDITNCGISKIELQMSDEMLPDSVSVDYIDHGDAIFVCSKCDAMLWEDEMLRGNKKRNKTSYSLCCSNGDVELPRSPTPPPLLRHLYKSHTSQSRNFMDNIRAYNMMFSFTSLGGKVDKSYQRGKGPYVFRLQGQNYHRMGSLLPEDGEEPRFSQLYIYDSQNEVVNRQKVVSSLIECKTTRNNQLDSTTIQGLKDMLDSCNPLVQSFGMVRDCFQENEFQDVSLKLIGIRDKDGRVHNLPTASEIAALINGDFDGAFDKRDIVVRKKVRGLQRISELHPSYLALQYPLIFPHAEDGYRVGIKHRGTAIDNEFLVDGYTMIESARLNYIRTQQPKLRAQSLKNLNATVESGENNASSCGKPILLPSLFTGASRYMMQKYLDAMAICKSVGYPDLFITVTCNPNWPEIYRCLHDKALNAEDRPDIISRLFKCKLDHLIKDFKKHKFFGDIQAAHCSKISVMYTVEFQKRGLPHAHMCLFLGAESKFPTASDIDRVISAEIPDKERDPALYELVKQFMIHGPCGTDNPLCPCMVQQKCSKKFPKNYVDETCVDSEGYPVYHRHQTSNTVVKNDVTLDNRFVVPYNALLLRKYWCHVNVEWCNQSGSIKYLFKYISKGPDRVTASVFQANSTKNDTEQNVVVDEIKAYLDCRYIPACEAAWRIFMYDIHYRYPAVEVLPFHCEDGQSIVYNDHDNLCDIVTDPTVKMIMITKWMNCNKVDEFARTLRYVQFPGYYVWNAKNRKWNRRKNPYGSIGRIHYVPPSLGDCYYLRILLNHIKGPTCCEDIKTVDRQVFQTFKDACFARGLLDDDKEYVNAIKEASTWSTGDFLRTFFVMLLLSNSISRPGVFWSETKSLLCEDILYQQRKITVIAGNVWIFNKKNLKISVYLKIEKLLLTNGSTVRNFDDMPSVPDNYVSSSNNRLIMKELSYDRLALQREHDGYVKCLTAEQERIYKIVMEAIEKGDGGVFFVYGYGGTGKTFLWKTFSAALRSKGEVVLNVASSGIASLLLDGGRTAHSRFVIPININENSICSIEPNTELGDLIKRATLIIWDEAPMTHKHCFEALDRTMRDISRSSQPNMQFKPFGGKVILFGGDFRQILSVIPKGTRTMIVNASLNSSYIWRHCQVLKLTKNMRLRVGCQEADLKEIKEFGEWI, encoded by the exons ATGGATACAGATAACACAATTTTAAGTAAGTATGAAGTTGACCTTCAAGCAAGTCAAAGTCAAAGCTgtgctgaagaaagagaaaaaaggAAGTATGTTCTTCAACAAAAGAAAAACAACAGAGGTTGTCATCCTGCATCAACATCTGATTCTGTTGAAAGGATTCCATTTTCAAATACTTCAAGTG tttcaaccACCAATGTTGAAAGAAGGAAAGTGTATCATCTTTCTGCTTATGCTACTCCAAATATTAGTAGTAATTTGTTTCACTCATCTACACAAGTAAAAG ATAACACAATTTCAAGTAAGTGTGAAGTTGACCTTCAAGCAATTCAACGTCAAATGTgtgctgaagaaagagaaaaaagaaaGTATATTCTTCAACAAAAGAGAAACAACAGAGGTTGTCATCCTGCATCAACATCTGATTATGTTGAAAGGATCCCATTTTCCAATACTTCAAATG CTTCAACCAACAATGTCGAAAGAAGGAATGCGTATCACCTTCCTACTTATGTTATTCCAGATATTAGTAGTAATGTGTGTCACTCATCTACAAATGAAAAAG ATTCATCAAGAAAAATCTCATCAAGGAATGTCCATCACACTCCTTTTGGAAGTACTAAGCAAATATCCAATTTTGTTGAGAGGACTCCATTATCAGATATTACAAATT GTGGAATATCTAAAATTGAATTACAAATGAGTGATGAGATGTTACCAGATTCTGTG TCTGTAGATTATATTGATCATGGAGATGCCATCTTTGTGTGTTCTAAATGTGATGCAATGTTATGGGAAGATGAAATGCTTAGGGGAAATAAAAAACGTAACAAAACATCCTATTCTCTTTGTTGTTCAAATGGAGATGTTGAGCTACCACGATCGCCTACACCTCCTCCATTACTACGTCATTTATATAAAAGTCATACCTCACAGTCTCGCAACTTCATGGATAATATTCGAGCATATAACATGATGTTTTCCTTCACATCTCTTGGTGGGAAGGTTGACAAAAGTTATCAGAGAGGTAAAGGTCCTTATGTATTTAGACTACAAGGTCAGAATTATCATCGAATGGGTAGTCTACTTCCGGAAGATGGGGAAGAACCCAGATTCTCCCAGCTTTACATATATGATTCACAAAATGAAGTTGTAAATCGTCAAAAAGTAGTAAG TTCTCTGATAGAATGCAAAACTACAAGAAACAACCAGCTTGATAGTACAACCATACAGGGTCTTAAAGATATGTTGGATTCTTGCAATCCTCTTGTCCAGTCCTTCGGAATGGTAAGAGATTGTTTTCAAGAAAATGAGTTTCAAGATGTAAGCTTGAAGCTTATTGGAATAAGAGATAAGGATGGAAGGGTTCACAATTTGCCAACAGCATCAGAAATTGCTGCGTTAATAAATGGCGATTTTGATGGAGCATTTGATAAACGGGACATTGTTGTTAGAAAGAAGGTTCGTGGTCTTCAAAGAATTAGTGAGCTTCATCCCTCTTACCTTGCTTTGCAATATCCACTTATTTTCCCACATGCAGAAGATGGTTATAGAGTTGGTATTAAACATAGAGGGACTGCGATTGATAATGAG TTTTTGGTTGATGGATACACGATGATAGAATCTGCCAGGTTGAATTATATAAGAACACAACAACCTAAACTTAGAGCGCAAAGTCTTAAGAACTTGAATGCTACTGTTGAAAGTGGAGAGAATAATGCCTCAAGTTGTGGTAAACCTATACTTTTACCTTCATTATTTACTGGTGCTTCTAGATATATGATGCAAAAGTACTTGGATGCTATGGCAATTTGCAAGTCTGTTGGATATCCCGATTTATTCATAACGGTGACTTGTAATCCAAACTGGCCTGAGATTTACAGGTGTTTGCACGATAAAGCTCTTAATGCTGAAGACAGACCGGATATTATCTCTAGATTATTCAAGTGTAAATTGGATCATCTTATAAAAGATTTCAAGAAACATAAATTCTTTGGTGATATACAAGCAG CTCACTGTTCCAAAATTTCAGTTATGTATACAGTGGAATTTCAGAAGCGTGGACTCCCACATGCTCACATGTGTTTGTTCTTGGGTGCTGAAAGCAAATTTCCAACTGCATCTGATATTGATCGTGTTATTAGTGCTGAGATACCAGATAAAGAAAGAGATCCTGCATTATATGAGCTTGTCAAGCAATTTATGATTCATGGACCATGTGGTACAGACAACCCACTTTGTCCATGTATGGTTCAGCAAAAATGTTCTAAAAAGTTTCCCAAAAATTATGTAGATGAGACTTGTGTTGATTCTGAAGGATATCCTGTCTATCATCGTCATCAAACAAGTAATACAGTAGTAAAGAATGATGTGACACTTGATAATAGATTTGTAGTTCCTTACAATGCTCTCCTGCTCAGAAAGTATTGGTGCCACGTTAACGTTGAATGGTGCAACCAGTCAGGTTCtatcaaatatttgtttaaatatattaGTAAGGGGCCTGATAGAGTCACTGCTTCTGTTTTTCAAGCCAATAGCACCAAGAATGATACGGAACAGAATGTAGTTGTAGATGAGATAAAAGCATACCTTGATTGTAGATATATCCCTGCTTGTGAAGCTGCTTGGAGAATATTCATGTATGATATACATTATAGATATCCAGCTGTTGAAGTATTACCTTTTCATTGTGAAGATGGTCAGAGTATTGTGTATAATGATCATGATAATTTGTGTGATATTGTTACTGATCCAACTGTGAAAATGATAATGATTACAAAGTGGATGAATTGTAATAAAGTCGATGAATTTGCCAGGACATTGAGGTATGTTCAGTTTCCGGGATATTATGTATGGAATGCTAAAAATCGCAAATGGAATCGAAGAAAGAATCCGTATGGATCAATTGGGAGGATACATTATGTCCCACCATCACTTGGTGATTGTTATTACCTAAGGATTTTACTGAATCATATTAAGGGACCAACCTGTTGTGAAGATATAAAAACAGTTGATAGGCAggtttttcaaacatttaaaGATGCATGTTTTGCACGGGGGCTGTTGGATGATGATAAAGAATATGTTAATGCTATCAAAGAAGCTAGCACATGGTCAACCGGAGATTTCTTGAGGACCTTTTTTGTAATGTTGTTGCTGTCAAATTCGATATCTCGTCCTGGTGTTTTTTGGTCGGAAACGAAGTCCCTGTTATGTGAAGACATTCTGTATCAGCAACGAAAGATAACTGTTATTGCAGGTAAT GTTTGGATCTTCAACAAGAAGAACTTGAAAATATCTGTCTATCTAAAAATTGAAAAGTTGCTACTTACCAATGGAAGTACAGTGAGAAATTTTGATGATATGCCAAGTGTTCCGGACAATTATGTTTCATCGTCGAACAATCGGTTGATAATGAAAGAATTATCGTATGACAGACTAGCTCTTCAAAGGGAACATGATGGTTATGTAAAGTGTTTAACTGCCGAACAGGAAAGGATATATAAAATTGTTATGGAAGCGATTGAAAAAGGTGATGGAGGTGTGTTTTTTGTATATGGTTATGGTGGAACTGGAAAGACATTTCTTTGGAAGACATTCTCAGCTGCATTACGATCAAAAGGTGAAGTTGTATTGAATGTTGCATCAAGTGGAATTGCTTCACTTTTGCTGGATGGTGGTAGAACTGCTCATTCAAGGTTTGTAATTCCAATCAACATTAATGAGAATTCAATATGTTCGATAGAGCCTAATACTGAGTTAGGTGATTTAATTAAAAGAGCAACATTGATTATTTGGGATGAAGCACCTATGACTCACAAGCATTGTTTCGAGGCTCTTGATAGAACAATGAGAGACATATCACGTTCCAGTCAACCGAACATGCAATTCAAGCCGTTTGGGGGAAAGGTAATTCTATTTGGTGGTGATTTTAGACAAATTCTTTCGGTCATCCCTAAAGGTACTAGAACAATGATAGTCAATGCTTCTTTGAATTCTTCTTATATATGGCGCCACTGTCAAGTACTAAAGCTAACTAAGAACATGAGATTAAGAGTTGGTTGTCAGGAAGCAGATTTGAAAGAAATAAAGGAATTTGGAGAATGGATTTAA
- the LOC110869605 gene encoding uncharacterized protein LOC110869605, producing the protein MNKFLWDLTYFQQRAILAPTNEVVDSINKELLESQPGEEKVYFSSDSLCQSEEESELNMELFPPDVLNNLRLSGLPNHKLVLKLGAPVMLLRNIDQANGLCNGTCLQVTKLGKVVIEAKIITGTNIGYHTLISRLKKTPSDKRILVKISRRQFPFHCVLL; encoded by the coding sequence ATGAATAAGTTTTTGTGGGATTTAACGTATTTCCAACAAAGAGCGATTCTTGCTCCAACTAATGAAGTAGTGGATTCAATAAATAAAGAGTTGTTAGAGAGTCAGCCTGGTGAAGAAAAGGTTTATTTTAGTTCAGATAGTTTATGCCAATCGGAGGAAGAATCAGAGCTTAATATGGAATTGTTTCCTCCTGATGTGTTAAACAATCTTCGTTTATCTGGTTTACCTAACCATAAATTAGTACTGAAACTTGGTGCTCCAGTGATGTTACTCAGAAACATTGATCAGGCAAATGGATTGTGTAATGGTACATGTTTACAAGTCACGAAGCTCGGAAAAGTTGTGATTGAAGCAAAAATTATCACAGGGACCAATATAGGTTATCATACATTGATTTCAAGACTGAAGAAGACACCTTCTGATAAAAGAATACTAGTGAAGATTTCTCGAAGACAATTCCCCTTTCACTGTGTTTTGCTATGA